From a single Methanobrevibacter millerae genomic region:
- a CDS encoding CBS domain-containing ParB/RepB/Spo0J family partition protein, whose amino-acid sequence MAEKKSFVKDYMTKNVISVSPDTPTEQIITLMKESHHNSYPVVKDDRLVGMVTAFDIVAKDWRDHVSGMMSTKLVVANENLSINDASRVMFRRGISRMPVVDEDGHLVGIITNTDMVRSHIERSTPNKVDYFKTTMEQLYGIKTTLKRMKVPTDKLRPTQDRVYADELEGRTYELKKGLAEPAIVVKTGDRWILVDGHHRAVASKQMGCETVDSYVVDLGRDIKLGMEKTADKAGIRKFEDIKIIDDDKHPLIAITESIQDSEARGE is encoded by the coding sequence ATGGCAGAGAAAAAATCATTCGTTAAGGACTACATGACAAAGAATGTTATCAGCGTCTCTCCGGACACTCCAACGGAACAGATTATTACATTAATGAAGGAATCACACCACAACAGTTATCCGGTCGTTAAGGACGACAGGCTAGTGGGAATGGTAACCGCATTCGATATTGTCGCAAAGGACTGGCGTGACCATGTCAGCGGAATGATGAGTACAAAGCTGGTTGTGGCAAATGAAAACCTCTCAATCAACGACGCCTCAAGGGTAATGTTTAGAAGGGGAATCTCCAGAATGCCTGTCGTTGACGAGGACGGCCATCTGGTGGGAATCATCACGAATACGGATATGGTAAGGTCCCACATCGAAAGGTCAACCCCGAACAAGGTTGATTACTTCAAGACCACCATGGAACAGCTCTATGGAATAAAGACAACGCTTAAAAGAATGAAGGTGCCGACGGACAAGCTGAGACCGACCCAGGACAGGGTTTACGCCGACGAACTTGAAGGAAGAACCTACGAGCTTAAAAAAGGACTGGCTGAACCTGCCATTGTCGTAAAGACCGGAGACAGATGGATACTGGTTGACGGACACCACAGAGCCGTTGCCTCAAAGCAGATGGGCTGCGAGACCGTGGATTCATACGTTGTCGATTTGGGCCGGGACATCAAGCTCGGTATGGAAAAGACGGCCGACAAGGCAGGAATCAGGAAATTCGAAGACATCAAGATTATCGATGACGACAAGCATCCGTTGATAGCAATAACAGAAAGCATTCAGGACAGTGAAGCACGTGGCGAATGA
- a CDS encoding potassium channel family protein has protein sequence MYVVIMGLGRVGLSLASLLIDDGYDLTLIDDNEALCSEAAAELDTLVICGNGTNSKLLEESNIEDADFFIAATGNDEANLLSCILVRKYNVPNIIARVSNPDHEEAFKEVGIDNVISPEITAAGFLEKLVTRPNVADLIQLGEGDAEIFDMTITNDKVVGKRIEDISPTKDYIIIATYPNGKLVVPQKDNVLARGEKVTVLVKRGSFSKVAKKLEK, from the coding sequence ATGTATGTTGTGATAATGGGTCTTGGACGTGTAGGCCTGTCCCTTGCAAGTCTGCTGATAGACGACGGATATGACCTCACATTAATCGATGACAATGAAGCACTATGCTCCGAAGCTGCAGCAGAGCTTGATACACTGGTAATCTGTGGAAACGGAACCAATTCAAAATTGCTTGAAGAATCAAACATTGAAGACGCAGACTTTTTCATTGCAGCAACAGGAAACGACGAGGCAAATCTCCTGTCCTGTATTCTGGTGAGAAAGTACAACGTTCCAAACATCATTGCGAGAGTGAGCAATCCCGACCACGAGGAAGCCTTCAAGGAAGTCGGAATCGATAACGTAATAAGCCCTGAAATTACCGCTGCAGGATTTCTGGAAAAGCTGGTTACAAGGCCAAACGTAGCCGATTTGATTCAGCTCGGTGAAGGGGATGCTGAAATCTTTGATATGACCATTACAAACGATAAGGTAGTTGGAAAACGTATTGAAGACATTTCACCAACCAAAGACTATATCATAATAGCTACTTACCCTAACGGAAAGCTTGTAGTGCCTCAAAAGGACAATGTCCTTGCCCGTGGCGAAAAGGTAACCGTTCTTGTAAAAAGAGGATCATTTTCCAAAGTAGCTAAAAAACTTGAAAAATAA
- the gatB gene encoding Asp-tRNA(Asn)/Glu-tRNA(Gln) amidotransferase subunit GatB — protein sequence MMCGLEIHVQLETDSKLFCDCPTNFNEAPINQNICPVCLNQPGAKPHPTNIHAIENALMISLMLNCKIDQGFTYFMRKHYDYPDLSSGYQRTSVPIGYEGELNGIRIREIHIEEDPGQYKPDRGIVNFNRSGIPLVEIVTEPDITSPEEARNFLKEIIRVLQYSGAARGENSMKADVNISLNGGNRVEMKNVNSIKGAYRALKFEIVRQKNLIKRGVEIQQETRAYIESQMITTRMRLKEDADDYRFIPDPDLPPMEIPDELIERVKEIMPEAPHHKVDRFVRDYGIDEESAKVLTSELDLAIAYEEVVKEIDPIFAAKWMRDELKRVLSYNKLDFAESGIGVESLVELFNMLLNKEITTKAGQRIIEQMPNNEKSPKEIAEEMGLLGVVKDDEVLAAVKQAIDENPKAVQDYLDGQKASINFLVGQVMRITRGKADPGETVKLLRENIE from the coding sequence ATGATGTGTGGACTTGAAATCCACGTACAATTAGAAACTGATTCAAAATTATTCTGTGATTGCCCAACTAACTTTAATGAGGCACCTATAAACCAAAACATCTGTCCTGTCTGTTTAAATCAGCCGGGGGCCAAACCGCATCCGACCAACATTCACGCAATAGAAAACGCGCTGATGATTTCACTGATGCTGAACTGTAAGATTGATCAGGGATTTACCTATTTCATGAGAAAGCATTACGATTATCCGGACTTGTCTTCAGGATATCAGAGGACTTCTGTTCCTATCGGTTATGAAGGAGAATTGAACGGAATCAGAATCAGGGAAATCCACATTGAGGAAGACCCTGGCCAGTACAAGCCAGACAGAGGTATCGTTAACTTCAACCGTTCAGGAATTCCTTTGGTTGAAATCGTAACCGAACCGGACATTACCTCCCCTGAAGAGGCAAGAAACTTTTTAAAAGAAATCATCCGTGTCCTGCAGTACAGCGGAGCCGCACGTGGAGAAAATTCAATGAAAGCAGACGTTAACATCTCCTTAAACGGCGGAAACAGGGTGGAGATGAAAAACGTTAACTCAATCAAGGGTGCCTACAGGGCTTTGAAATTCGAGATAGTAAGGCAAAAGAACCTCATCAAAAGGGGCGTTGAAATCCAGCAGGAAACCCGTGCCTATATCGAAAGCCAGATGATTACAACAAGAATGAGGTTAAAGGAAGATGCTGACGATTACAGATTCATACCAGATCCTGACCTTCCTCCAATGGAAATTCCGGATGAATTAATCGAAAGGGTAAAGGAAATCATGCCTGAAGCCCCTCACCACAAGGTTGACAGGTTCGTAAGGGACTACGGCATCGACGAGGAATCAGCAAAGGTACTTACTTCAGAGCTTGATTTGGCAATAGCTTATGAAGAGGTCGTTAAGGAAATCGACCCGATATTTGCGGCCAAATGGATGAGAGACGAGCTCAAAAGGGTATTGTCATACAACAAGCTTGACTTTGCGGAAAGTGGAATCGGCGTTGAAAGCCTTGTGGAACTGTTTAACATGCTATTAAACAAGGAAATCACAACCAAGGCCGGTCAGAGAATCATCGAGCAGATGCCGAACAATGAAAAGTCACCTAAAGAGATTGCAGAAGAGATGGGTCTTTTGGGTGTAGTCAAGGACGATGAAGTCCTGGCTGCAGTAAAACAGGCAATTGACGAAAACCCTAAGGCGGTTCAGGACTATCTTGACGGTCAGAAGGCTTCAATCAACTTCCTTGTCGGTCAGGTAATGAGAATAACCCGTGGAAAAGCCGATCCGGGTGAAACAGTAAAGCTTTTAAGAGAAAACATAGAATAG
- a CDS encoding bifunctional glycosyltransferase/CDP-glycerol:glycerophosphate glycerophosphotransferase translates to MNEFKFSVIIAAYNSDLWISKTLNSLINQTLDFEDNIQVIIVNDGSTDNTGRICQEYKARYPRNIKIITNDRNMGPSASRNLGLKQARGKYINFLDSDDYISKPTFRSISSFFTQHGDEIDIVSIPIHFFGDKEGEHILNFKYGENRVVDLFEHPDHIQLSCASSFFRHEAIKDLKFDENISVSEDVVFINQLLLKNPKIGFCSGGKYYYRKREERSSLIDSSPFKKQYFTNRVDHYFKFLIDRSIEEYGEVPSFIQYTIMYDLQWLFDISSVNNILTRDELIDVRKKLFDILQHIDDEVIFKQKNIPDILKGNILFFKYKNLENTDEYVKVQRKVVSRLNLNTIYLDVYEIIDDVLYILADLPTMFGTKAMVFVNGKEVKTKQIKFPQRDKYSLSHKYSTNYSFEAEIDLKRGEEYEIEFKSDSKTFEKLHIDFSRPCNFSKTVGYAKTRDYLSFLEDDKIVIKRRNNVEWIKREIKTLYGMLKEHKKGFKTGVPIRIIYHLIYPFMRNKRIWMFMDLPDMADDNARHLFTYAQDQDKNIIKYFTLDKDSKDWYDMKRIGKVIQYKSIKHRVLALYAEKIITSHPDNNIIYPFWGNYPFFAGLLKSSTIFLQHGITKDNVSTWLNGYDKHLMMFLTSSKHEYKSIFEYPYNYKREVIKLLGFPRFDSLERKEDKRQIFIMPSWRRYLRFKSNEYILNSQHFNRFNSLINNERLIEAAKKYDYELIFKPHPNVYEYIDLFDRNDYVKIDYKHEKYQKAFNHGSLLITDYSSVAFDFAYLRKPVLYYQYSRDYHFNINESYFDYDTMGFGEVCRIEDQLVDYIIEYMKNGCEMKEIYENRVKAYFLFNDKNNCMRVYNAIRRLPRKV, encoded by the coding sequence ATGAATGAATTCAAATTTTCAGTAATTATTGCAGCATACAATTCAGATTTATGGATTTCAAAAACATTAAACAGTCTCATTAATCAGACCCTTGATTTTGAAGATAACATCCAGGTCATTATCGTAAACGACGGAAGTACGGACAATACCGGCAGAATCTGTCAGGAGTACAAGGCCAGATATCCTAGAAACATTAAAATCATCACCAATGACAGGAATATGGGGCCTTCAGCAAGCAGAAACCTTGGCCTCAAGCAGGCAAGGGGAAAATACATCAATTTCCTTGACAGTGACGATTACATTTCAAAGCCGACTTTCAGAAGCATTTCAAGCTTTTTTACACAGCATGGAGATGAAATAGACATTGTATCCATTCCGATACACTTCTTCGGCGATAAGGAGGGAGAGCACATCCTCAACTTCAAATACGGCGAAAACCGTGTCGTTGACTTGTTTGAGCATCCGGACCATATCCAGCTGTCATGCGCATCATCCTTTTTCAGGCACGAAGCAATAAAAGACCTGAAATTCGATGAAAACATTTCCGTTTCGGAGGACGTGGTTTTCATTAACCAGCTGCTTTTAAAAAACCCTAAAATCGGATTCTGCAGCGGCGGAAAGTATTACTACAGAAAAAGGGAAGAGCGCTCATCACTTATCGACAGCTCACCCTTTAAAAAGCAGTATTTCACAAACAGGGTCGACCACTATTTCAAGTTCCTCATTGACAGAAGCATTGAGGAGTACGGCGAGGTGCCCTCATTTATCCAGTACACGATAATGTATGACCTGCAGTGGCTTTTTGACATAAGCTCGGTCAACAACATATTAACCCGTGACGAGCTTATAGACGTTAGAAAAAAGCTTTTTGACATCCTGCAGCACATTGACGATGAAGTGATATTCAAACAGAAAAACATTCCCGACATCCTTAAGGGAAACATTTTATTTTTCAAGTACAAGAACCTTGAAAACACCGACGAATACGTGAAGGTTCAAAGGAAAGTCGTATCAAGGCTGAATCTGAATACGATTTATCTTGACGTTTATGAGATAATAGATGACGTTTTATACATTCTGGCGGATCTGCCGACGATGTTCGGCACGAAAGCCATGGTTTTCGTCAACGGCAAGGAAGTGAAAACCAAGCAGATTAAGTTCCCCCAAAGGGACAAATACTCATTGAGCCACAAATACTCAACGAATTACTCCTTTGAAGCTGAAATAGACCTGAAAAGGGGCGAAGAATATGAAATCGAATTCAAATCCGACAGCAAGACTTTTGAAAAACTCCATATTGACTTTTCAAGGCCGTGCAACTTTTCAAAAACCGTAGGATATGCCAAAACAAGAGATTACCTCTCATTTCTGGAAGATGACAAGATCGTTATCAAAAGGAGAAACAACGTCGAATGGATTAAAAGGGAAATAAAAACCCTTTACGGCATGCTTAAGGAGCACAAGAAAGGATTCAAGACCGGCGTTCCAATCAGGATAATCTATCATCTGATTTATCCGTTCATGAGAAACAAGAGAATCTGGATGTTCATGGATTTGCCGGACATGGCAGACGACAATGCAAGGCACCTTTTCACCTATGCCCAGGACCAGGATAAAAACATCATAAAGTACTTCACCTTAGACAAGGACAGCAAGGACTGGTATGACATGAAAAGAATAGGCAAGGTAATACAGTACAAGTCAATCAAGCACCGTGTGCTGGCTCTTTATGCCGAAAAGATAATCACGTCACACCCCGACAACAACATCATCTATCCGTTCTGGGGAAACTATCCTTTCTTTGCGGGGCTTTTAAAGTCCTCAACCATATTTCTGCAGCACGGAATAACAAAGGACAACGTTTCCACATGGCTTAACGGATACGACAAGCACCTGATGATGTTTCTGACCTCATCAAAGCATGAATACAAGTCAATTTTCGAATACCCATACAACTACAAAAGGGAAGTGATAAAGCTTTTAGGATTTCCAAGATTCGACAGCCTGGAGAGAAAAGAGGATAAAAGGCAGATTTTCATAATGCCGTCCTGGAGAAGGTATCTGAGGTTCAAGTCAAACGAGTACATTTTAAACTCACAGCATTTCAACAGGTTCAATTCATTAATCAACAATGAAAGGCTGATTGAGGCGGCAAAGAAATACGATTACGAGCTGATTTTCAAGCCCCACCCAAACGTTTATGAATACATTGATTTGTTTGACCGAAACGACTACGTCAAAATCGACTATAAGCATGAAAAGTATCAGAAAGCCTTCAATCACGGCTCACTGCTGATTACGGACTACTCTTCCGTTGCATTTGATTTTGCCTACCTCAGAAAGCCCGTGCTCTATTACCAGTACAGCAGGGACTATCACTTCAACATTAACGAAAGCTATTTCGATTATGATACCATGGGATTCGGTGAGGTCTGCCGCATTGAAGACCAGCTGGTCGACTACATTATCGAATACATGAAAAACGGATGCGAAATGAAGGAAATATATGAAAACAGGGTTAAAGCCTACTTCCTTTTCAACGACAAAAACAACTGCATGAGAGTATATAATGCGATTAGAAGGCTTCCCCGCAAAGTCTAA
- a CDS encoding radical SAM protein, translating into MNSEFFDMIKNANEVTLKNHGDEVTLERAIFLSWWCDKGDCAFCYMSTQKDKIKDPKKARRNVSNIYAEAEMCRRLGWNIEFLSGGYKSFTTSEIKEIASTIKNITGDGVWLNTGITDELSEYGSEITGITGAVEVANPEIHNNVCPSKSLEDIGHMLDTAGDLGFKKAITIILGLGETLDDVDYVIDYIKEHDIDRVIFYSLNSHKETIYADKSQPASLYYAEVVSRIRLEFPEIEIICGTWIDNLANIGILILSGANGITKFPLFKMFATKYGVRVEEEVKWAGRRLKGTFSDKSRLGEPKSEVSPDLDKFIKRYIKESLKNKY; encoded by the coding sequence ATGAATTCCGAATTTTTTGACATGATAAAAAATGCCAATGAAGTGACTTTGAAAAATCACGGCGATGAGGTTACTCTTGAAAGGGCCATTTTCTTATCATGGTGGTGTGACAAGGGGGACTGCGCATTCTGTTACATGTCCACGCAAAAGGACAAGATTAAAGATCCAAAAAAGGCAAGGCGTAATGTCAGCAACATTTATGCCGAAGCTGAAATGTGCAGGCGTCTGGGATGGAACATCGAGTTTTTATCCGGAGGATACAAATCCTTTACAACATCGGAAATCAAGGAGATTGCTTCCACCATTAAAAACATAACGGGCGACGGAGTCTGGCTTAATACCGGCATCACCGATGAGCTGTCAGAATACGGATCTGAAATTACAGGAATCACCGGAGCCGTTGAGGTGGCAAACCCCGAAATCCACAATAACGTCTGTCCCTCAAAAAGCCTGGAGGATATCGGCCACATGCTCGATACCGCAGGAGATCTGGGCTTTAAGAAAGCCATTACGATAATACTGGGGCTTGGAGAAACCCTGGATGACGTCGATTACGTGATTGACTACATTAAAGAGCACGATATTGACAGAGTTATTTTCTACTCCCTAAATTCCCACAAGGAAACGATTTACGCCGACAAGTCACAGCCTGCATCACTTTACTATGCCGAGGTCGTCTCAAGGATACGCCTGGAGTTTCCGGAAATTGAAATCATATGCGGAACGTGGATTGACAATCTGGCAAACATAGGAATCCTGATTTTAAGCGGAGCCAACGGAATCACCAAATTCCCTCTTTTTAAAATGTTCGCAACAAAATACGGCGTTAGAGTAGAAGAGGAAGTCAAGTGGGCAGGACGCCGATTGAAAGGAACATTCTCTGATAAAAGCCGGCTGGGAGAACCTAAAAGTGAAGTTTCACCGGATTTGGATAAATTCATTAAACGCTATATCAAGGAATCCCTGAAAAACAAGTACTGA
- the hjc gene encoding Holliday junction resolvase Hjc, with amino-acid sequence MAKKGSAEERDLVHKLWERDFAAMRAPASGGATKRPLPDVVAGNSKLYLAIEVKTTTKDKVYIDTEQIDALLEFSRIFGAKAYIGVKFKYTKWLFLEPDKAERTRNGNYKVEKDYILEKGLEIDEITGIDRQMKF; translated from the coding sequence TTGGCTAAGAAAGGTTCTGCTGAAGAAAGAGATTTAGTGCATAAGCTGTGGGAGAGAGATTTTGCAGCTATGAGGGCTCCCGCTTCAGGTGGAGCTACCAAAAGACCGTTACCGGATGTTGTTGCAGGAAATTCCAAACTGTATTTGGCCATTGAAGTAAAGACTACAACCAAGGACAAGGTCTACATCGACACCGAACAGATTGACGCACTTCTTGAGTTTTCCAGGATATTCGGCGCTAAGGCCTATATCGGCGTGAAATTCAAATATACCAAATGGCTGTTTCTTGAGCCGGATAAAGCCGAACGTACAAGAAATGGTAATTATAAGGTCGAAAAAGATTATATCTTGGAGAAAGGCCTGGAAATCGATGAAATTACAGGCATCGACAGACAAATGAAATTTTAA
- the hisE gene encoding phosphoribosyl-ATP diphosphatase, producing the protein MANDKIIRQVWEVLETRRDSPIDSYTSKIMQDSDKKAEDKILEKIAEEAGEVLIASKNDENLVYESVDLIFHTMLLLVYKGVDIDELFEEFERRRK; encoded by the coding sequence GTGGCGAATGATAAGATAATAAGGCAGGTGTGGGAAGTCCTTGAAACGAGAAGGGACAGTCCCATTGACTCATACACTTCAAAAATAATGCAGGACAGCGACAAGAAGGCCGAAGACAAGATACTTGAAAAGATTGCCGAAGAGGCCGGAGAAGTGTTGATTGCCAGTAAAAACGATGAAAATCTGGTTTATGAATCAGTTGACCTTATTTTCCACACGATGCTCCTGCTTGTCTATAAGGGCGTCGACATCGACGAATTGTTTGAGGAATTCGAAAGAAGAAGAAAATAA
- a CDS encoding TrkH family potassium uptake protein, with translation MRYINKTDLFIVARNSGMLMVGIGAMCLVPIIVDLIYFEFNALYFLIPALISIGVGFLCIKGFEKYSSNKMRLKHGMIISSVAWLWAAIICGLAMMLITHVGFIDCVFESMSALTGSGITLFPDVEILPQSVLFFRSIQQWVGGLGVVVMILAILTKPGTTSAKLYQSEAREERIKPSTKATIKQTIKIYLIYTAAGIVLYLLAGMPVFDSVCNTFSIISTGGMGIKNANMGYYHNDVIYFISIILMILGATSFLVHYKVIKTKGKSLIHDLQFKVMISLIAISTIVLYFVSNIVPIELLFTVVSAVTTTGASVQGPEAMAAWPSFVLIILMALMTIGGSSGSTVGALKLMRVITFTKGVYRYIREIMSPEGRVIPLQISGQKIPEKAVSQSGNYITLYMICILFTWLLFCLFGHDPFRSLFDTMSIQGNVGLGLGEIAHTTETPLKLISIFNMWTGRLEIFPVLITFRAIFEVFKR, from the coding sequence ATGAGGTATATTAATAAGACAGACTTGTTTATAGTGGCCAGAAATTCTGGTATGCTGATGGTTGGGATTGGAGCGATGTGCCTGGTTCCGATTATTGTCGATTTAATATATTTCGAGTTCAATGCACTTTATTTTCTTATACCTGCGTTAATATCAATTGGCGTTGGTTTTTTATGCATCAAGGGCTTTGAGAAGTACTCATCAAACAAGATGCGTTTAAAGCATGGAATGATTATATCATCAGTTGCGTGGCTGTGGGCCGCAATCATCTGCGGGCTTGCAATGATGCTCATTACCCATGTCGGCTTTATAGACTGCGTTTTTGAAAGCATGTCCGCTTTGACCGGAAGCGGAATCACGCTATTTCCAGACGTTGAAATCCTGCCGCAGAGCGTTTTATTTTTCAGATCCATCCAGCAGTGGGTAGGAGGCCTGGGGGTTGTCGTGATGATACTGGCCATTTTAACAAAGCCAGGAACCACATCCGCAAAACTATACCAGTCAGAAGCCCGTGAAGAGCGTATCAAGCCATCAACAAAAGCCACAATCAAGCAGACCATCAAGATTTATCTGATTTATACCGCCGCAGGAATTGTTTTGTATCTCCTTGCGGGAATGCCAGTTTTCGATTCAGTGTGTAATACATTCAGCATCATTTCAACGGGAGGAATGGGCATAAAGAATGCGAATATGGGATACTATCACAATGATGTCATCTATTTCATTTCGATAATATTGATGATTCTTGGAGCAACGAGCTTTCTGGTCCATTACAAGGTCATCAAGACAAAAGGAAAGTCGCTTATTCATGATTTGCAATTTAAAGTGATGATCAGTTTAATAGCCATTTCAACTATCGTTTTGTATTTCGTTTCAAATATCGTTCCGATTGAGCTCTTGTTTACCGTCGTTTCGGCGGTTACCACAACCGGAGCAAGCGTTCAGGGCCCGGAAGCAATGGCAGCATGGCCGTCATTTGTACTTATCATTTTAATGGCACTGATGACAATAGGCGGTTCAAGCGGCTCAACCGTAGGTGCACTCAAATTAATGAGGGTGATTACATTCACCAAAGGAGTTTACAGATACATCCGTGAAATCATGTCTCCCGAAGGCCGGGTAATTCCACTCCAGATTTCAGGACAGAAAATACCTGAAAAAGCCGTTTCACAAAGTGGAAACTACATAACCCTCTATATGATTTGCATACTCTTTACATGGCTCCTATTCTGTCTGTTTGGCCACGACCCATTCAGAAGCCTTTTCGATACAATGTCCATACAAGGTAATGTCGGTTTGGGGCTTGGTGAGATTGCACACACCACGGAAACGCCTTTAAAGCTGATAAGCATATTCAACATGTGGACTGGAAGGCTTGAAATATTCCCGGTTCTGATTACCTTCAGGGCAATTTTCGAAGTATTCAAAAGATAG
- a CDS encoding MBL fold metallo-hydrolase, producing MSSNSILFIPGYNMDSNCYLIDDMLVDTGTGLNAENLLSRIESHGVKREDISLIVNTHCHFDHIGGNYLFEDADIAVHEIDAMSMRNRDDLGTSMNAFENPLNSRVDIDLKDGDTLRGFKVIHTPGHTGGGICLWDGVNLISGDTVFSHGGVGRWDIGGNFDDLKNSVYKLTQLDVVNLFPGHGPIVEGNGKEHIKASYSQF from the coding sequence ATGAGTTCCAATAGCATTTTATTTATTCCGGGTTACAACATGGATTCCAACTGTTATCTGATTGACGACATGCTTGTCGATACCGGAACGGGTTTGAACGCAGAGAATCTCCTTTCACGCATTGAAAGCCACGGCGTTAAAAGGGAGGATATTTCATTAATAGTCAACACGCACTGTCACTTTGACCATATCGGCGGCAATTACCTTTTTGAGGACGCAGATATTGCCGTTCATGAAATTGATGCAATGTCCATGAGAAACAGGGACGATTTGGGCACTTCAATGAACGCCTTTGAAAATCCCTTAAACTCAAGGGTTGACATTGACTTGAAAGATGGTGATACCCTAAGAGGATTTAAGGTCATTCACACTCCCGGCCATACCGGCGGAGGGATATGCCTGTGGGACGGTGTTAACTTGATTTCAGGCGATACGGTCTTTTCCCATGGCGGAGTCGGAAGATGGGATATCGGCGGAAATTTCGACGATTTGAAAAATTCGGTTTATAAGTTGACTCAGCTTGATGTGGTTAATCTCTTTCCGGGACACGGCCCTATAGTTGAAGGAAATGGGAAAGAACACATTAAAGCGTCTTACTCCCAATTTTAA
- a CDS encoding AAA family ATPase, with the protein MSDLNINIHCFGPINHANIELKKLNVIAGINGSGKTTSSKLLYCFLESNSGNGDYLAKVSINNRFEMMITALEKELPPDSQSLLEVEELSDNLPDLNDNGFNAKMKTAINKLKMIVDDSQIPNKDEYLKKITDMDESLELSNDGCRMFFEISNVLLRSEFNIEDLKIDENTDVQFYADKNNCKFSSKLDSNGSKMGFKINDGNLNCLDNKNVLYIDLVSAFDLKNLSRTYLKDAPFHLRVLSESLYSTKDNGDVFDPLFNQKVDECLNKVNSLLGGYIYYDVDEGEFIFKRNGDEYHMRNTAFGVKQLGVVQVLLSNGILNENSFLIMDEPETHLHPEWQVKLAKLIILLIKELNISVFINSHSPHFIEALEVLSGKYGLVEDSMFYLSEESENNLFNFREIERRNLNVLYDNLGNSYDEIDEIRIENAFNGIE; encoded by the coding sequence ATGTCAGATTTAAACATTAATATCCATTGTTTCGGACCGATAAACCATGCCAATATTGAATTAAAAAAACTTAATGTCATTGCCGGAATCAATGGAAGCGGAAAAACAACTTCAAGTAAATTATTGTACTGTTTTTTGGAATCCAATTCAGGTAATGGAGATTATTTGGCTAAGGTGAGCATTAACAATAGGTTTGAAATGATGATAACTGCTTTAGAAAAGGAACTTCCACCAGATTCACAAAGCTTATTGGAAGTTGAGGAATTATCAGACAATCTTCCGGATTTAAACGATAACGGATTCAATGCAAAAATGAAAACAGCCATCAACAAACTGAAAATGATTGTGGACGATTCCCAGATTCCGAATAAGGATGAATACCTTAAAAAAATTACGGATATGGATGAATCTCTGGAATTAAGCAATGATGGATGCAGAATGTTTTTCGAGATCAGCAATGTATTATTAAGGTCAGAATTCAATATTGAAGATTTGAAAATTGATGAAAATACCGATGTTCAGTTCTATGCTGATAAAAACAATTGTAAATTTTCCTCTAAACTTGATTCAAACGGCTCCAAAATGGGATTTAAAATCAATGATGGAAATTTAAATTGTCTGGATAATAAAAATGTCCTCTATATTGATTTGGTATCTGCTTTTGACCTTAAAAACTTGTCTAGAACATACTTAAAAGATGCTCCATTTCATTTAAGAGTTTTATCTGAAAGCCTATATTCAACTAAAGATAACGGGGATGTTTTCGATCCGTTATTCAATCAAAAGGTTGATGAATGTTTGAATAAGGTTAATTCATTGCTTGGCGGTTATATCTATTATGATGTTGATGAAGGGGAATTCATATTCAAAAGAAACGGCGACGAATATCATATGAGAAATACCGCATTCGGAGTTAAGCAATTGGGAGTTGTGCAGGTATTGCTGTCAAATGGGATATTGAATGAAAATTCATTTTTAATAATGGATGAGCCTGAAACCCATCTTCATCCTGAATGGCAGGTGAAATTAGCGAAATTAATTATCCTGCTGATAAAAGAACTGAATATCTCAGTATTCATCAATTCGCATAGTCCTCATTTCATTGAAGCTTTAGAAGTTCTTTCCGGAAAATACGGGCTCGTAGAAGATTCCATGTTTTATTTGTCTGAAGAATCAGAAAATAACCTGTTTAACTTTAGAGAAATTGAAAGAAGAAATTTAAACGTATTGTATGATAATCTGGGAAATTCCTATGATGAAATTGATGAAATTAGAATAGAAAACGCATTCAACGGTATTGAATAG